A window of Cellulomonas wangleii genomic DNA:
CGGTGGTTGAGGTTGAGCTCGGTGATGAGGTAGCCGGAGTTCGGCAGCAGCAGCAGCCACACCAGGCCGAGCACCACGGCGACGGCCCACACCGCCGGCCGCGGCACGCCCACGACGACCAGCGGCAGCACCACGACGACGGCGAGCCCGAGGACCACCAGCGGCGCGACCGACAGCACGAGGTTGAGCAGCATCGGCCGGTACAGCCGGGTCCGGTAGACGGGCGCCCGCGCGACGACCAGCGCGGCGGCGAACACGTTCATGAGCAGGACGCCGATGATGAGGCTGGTCAGCACGCGTGCTCCCTCGTCCGGAAAGCGCCCATCATGGCGGCACGGGCACCCGCGCTCCAGGGACGGGCACGCAGGGACCGTCAGGGGCAGGTGTCGGTGGCCGGCGCCCCTGCGAGCCGGTCGCGCGTCCACCCGACGAGGTCCGGGACCAGCGGGGAGTCCGCCTCGACCAGCGCGACGTGGTCGAGCCCGTCGTAGGTGCGGTGCTCGACGGCGTAGCCGGCGGCGCAGCGCGCGGCCACGTACTCGTCCTGCGAGGACGCGACGACGATCGAGTCGGCCGTGCCCTGCGCGACGAGCAGCGGTGCGGCGATCGGCCCGGACGGCACGTTCTGCGTCAGCCGGTCGCCGAACGCCCCGGTGAACGGGTCGGCGTGCGCCCACACGGGCTGGTCGAGCAGCAGCGCCGTCAGCGCGGACACGACGACGCCGCGGTCGGCGAGGCACCGGTGCGCCATCTCCCCCACCACGGTCCGGGCACCCGGCCGCACGACGTCGGCGAACCGCACGTCCGGGTACGTGGCGGCGTAGCCCTCGGCCAGGTAGGCCGCGAACAGCGCGCCCACCGACACGTCCGGCAGGTGCGCGAGCAGGGCGGACGGGTTCGACGCGGGCGCCAGCGCCGCCACGCCGAGGACGTCGACGTCGGGCGCGTAGTCGGGTGCCACGATCCCCGTCCACAGCGCCGCGCCGCCGCCCTGGGAGTGGCCCCACACGACGTTCCGGTCGCTGAGCGTCACGTCGTCCAGCTGGTGCGCCGCGCGGACGGCGTCGAGCACGTCGTGCGCGGCGGGCTCCCCGACGAGGTAGGCGTGCGGACCCGCCGTGCCGAGACCCGCGTAGTCGGTCGCGACGAGCGCCCAGCCCTGCGCGAGCACGTCGTCCTGCACGAACAGCGCGCCGGCGGCCAGGCCGTCGGGCAGCACGGACGGTGCGCAGCCGGGTGTGACGCCCGTCGTGCCGTGCGCCCACGCGACGACGTCCGCGGGCTCGCGGGCGTCACCGGTCGCCGTGTCCGGTGCGACGACCAGGCCCGAGGCGACCGTCGGCGTGCCGTCGCCGCGCGTCGTGGTGTAGAGGATGCGCCACGCGGTGGCGCCGTGAGGGATCTCGGCGCTGGTGAACGGCTCGCTGCGCAGGAGGCGCCCGGGGGCGTCCGGGACGTCGGCGGGTGCGGCGTAGAAGTCGTCGGGGCGGGCGGTGCCACCGTCCAGGGCGACGCCGACCGCGGCGAGGGCGAGCGTCGCGACGAGCGCGGCGACGTTCACGACGAGCCGCCCGCGTCCCGGCCGGGCGCGGCGGTCCTGCCGCGACGGGCGGCGCCGCAACGTGCCGCGCAGCGCGGCCGCGACGCCGCGGATGCCGGTCACCAGCACGCGGATCCCCACGAGCACGGCCACGACCAGCACGGTCACGTCGGGCCACGCGAGTGCCAGGACGCCGAGCACGACCGACGTCACGCCCGACAGCGCGGCGTTCGCCCGGCCGGTGCCGCAGCCCCGCCGGGCGGCCAGGGCGTCCAGCGCGCCGTCGACGACGAGCGCGACGCCCACCACGCGGGCCAGCACGGCGATCGTCGGCCCGGGCCAGACGACCACGACGCCCGCGGCCAGCAGGTACGCGACGCCCGCGAGCCACCACCAGCGTGCCGCCGCGCCCGCGTCCGAGGCCGCGGTCGGGCGGTCCGCCACCAGGTGGACGACCCCCAGCGCGGTGAGCCCCGCGACGACCGCGACGACGAGCACCGCGAGGGACACGAACGGCCGCAGCGCCAGGACGGCGCCCACGGGCACCGCCAGCGACGAGACGACGAGCAGCGCCCACCGCGCGCCCGGGTGCGCACGTCGCGCGGGCTGGACCATGGCGTGAACGTAGCGACCCGCGGACGCTCGTCGTGCATCAGGTCGTGATCGCGTCGCGCGGGGTGGTCCCGGGAGGGAGCGGCCCGCGTGCGGATGAGAGAGTGCTCACCTTTTCGGGTGATCCGGTCCTCGTCCGGTCGTGGAGGGCGGCATGCTGGTCCCTGGGCGATTCGTCCGGATCGCCGCCGACGTCGACGGGAGCGCCGTGCTCGCACAGCCGTGGCCGCCCCCGGCCCCGGGCCCGCGGCAGCCTCGCGACGCGCACGGGTCCGTGTGGGCCAACGACGTGGGACGTGCGCTCGTGCGGCGCGCGGGACCGCCGTTCCCCACCGTGGACGCGGTGGCCCCCGCGGGGTGGCCCACCGCCGACCCCGCGACCCGCCGCCGTCGTGGTCAGGGGCAGCGCGGTGAGCGCGACCCGTGGGTCTCCGACGGTCCAGAGCCCGACGCGCCGGCGCGCGCCCGTCCGCTGCCCGCGCGGTGGCTGCCGCAGGAGGAGTGGATCCCCGACCCCGCGCCGGCCCCCGAGCAGCGCTGGACGCCGGAGCAGGACTGGCTCGGTCTCTTCGCCGCGCAGGCCGGCCCGCGGCCGGCCGACGAGCACGCCCTCCCGCCGCCGCCCAGGGGTCGCGGGTGGCTCGTCGCGGTGGCGGCGGTGCTGCCGCTGGCGCTGGTCGCGGCGCTCGTCGCCGCCCTGGCCTGACGGCGCCCCGGACCGGTCGCGCCCGCGTCGCTACCGTGGGCACGTGAGCGACGCGACCCCCGGCCCCACCGCCGCCCCCGACACCGAGCTGCGGACCGACGGTGAGCGGCGCACGGTGCAGGCGCTGGACGCCGCCGCCATCCCCTACGTCCGGACGCGGCACGGGCGCGTCGGGTCTCTCGCGGAGGCCGCCGCCGCCCGCGGCATCGAGCCGGCCGACCTGGTCAAGACCATCGTCGTGCGCCGCGGTGAGGACGACTTCCTGCTGGTGCTGCTGCCCGGCGACCGTCAGATCTCCTGGCCGCGGCTGCGCGCCCTGCTCGGCGTCTCGCGGCTGTCCATGCCGGACGCCGCCGTGGCCAAGGACGTCACGGGCTTCGAGCGCGGCACCATCACCCCGTTCGGGACCACCCGCACCTGGCCGGTGGTCGTGGACCGGCGCGCGACGGGGCGGCGCGTGTCGATCGGCGGCGGCGGTCACGGCGTCGGGATCGAGCTGGCGACCGACGACCTGGTACGTGCGCTGGGTGCCACCGTCGCGGACGTCAGCGACGACGGCTGACGCCGCGCAGGTCACGTCCCGGTCACAACCGACCGGCGGTCGGGGTGCCGTCCGGGAACACCGACGGGTCCGGTCGTGTTGGCAGGCAGCGAGGCGTCGTCCCGCCGCGCCGATGTGGGCGGTGGTGGGTACCGTCTTCCCGCCCGTCGCACCCCGGTACGACGACGTACCGGCCCGAGGCACGAGGAGCACGAACGCCCATGACCGAGCTCACCAGCGCGGCACTCGAGAGCACCCCCGACCCGACGGACCACGAGATCCGTGTCGAGCACCGCGGGGGTCGGGCCGTCGTGTGCCTGGTCGGTGAGATCGACGCGTCCCTGCGCGAGTCGGCCTCCGCGTCGATGGGCATCGCGCTGATGAGCGGGCTGCCGCTCCTGGTCGACGCCAGCGAGGCGACGTTCATCGACTCGTCGGGCGTGGCGTTCGTGCTGCAGCTGCACCTCGCCGCGTCCGAGGCGGGGGTCGACCTGAGGCTGCACGACCCGCACCGCGTGCTGCGCGACCTGCTCGACATGGTCGGTCTGGGAGAGGCGGTCCCGGACGACGTGTGACGCGCGGCCGCGGGTCGACCGCGGCGATGTCGGACCGCTCGGTTACGTTCCGGGCATGCGGTTGCTGCACACGTCGGACTGGCACCTGGGGCGCTCCCTGCACGGGGTCGACCTGCTCGACCACCAGGCCGCGTACCTGGACCACCTGGTCGACCTGGTGCACGCGGAGCGGGTCGACGCGGTCGTCGTCGCGGGCGACGTGTACGACCGGGCCATCCCGCCCGTGGAGGCCGTGACCCTGCTGTCCGACACCCTCGCGCGGCTCGCCGAGCACACCACCGTCGTGGTGACGTCGGGCAACCACGACTCCGCGACCCGGCTCGGCTTCGGGTCCCAGCTCATGCGCGAGCGCGTGCGGCTGCGCACGCGCGTCGCGTCGCTGGCCGAGCCGGTCGAGGTGGGTGACGTGCTCGTCTACGGGCTGCCGTACCTCGACCCGGACGTGTGCCGGGCGGAGCTCGCACCGGTCGACGCGACGGGCACGCGCACGCTGCTCGCGCGCTCGCACGAGGCCGTGACGTCCGCCGCCATGGCGCGCGTGCGGGCCGACGCGGCGACCCGGCGCGGGTCCGCGCGGCCGCGCGTCGTGGTGGCCGCGCACGCGTTCGTCGTGGGCGGCCGGGCCAGCGAGTCGGAGCGGGACATCCGCGTCGGCGGCGTCGACCACGTGCCCGCCGCGGTGTTCGCCGGCGCCGACTACGTCGCGCTGGGCCACCTGCACGGCCCCCAGGTCGTCACCGGGCCGGACGGCACCGTGCTCCGGTACTCCGGCTCGCCCCTCGCGTACTCGTTCTCCGAGCAGCACCACACCAAGTCCTCCGTGCTGGTGGACCTGTCCGGGGCGGCGCCCGTGACGACCCTCGTGCCCGCGCCGGTGCCCCGCCGCCTGAGCGACGTGACCGGCCCGCTCGACGACCTGCTCGGCGCCGCCGGTGAGCCGTACGTCGGGGACTGGGTGCGGGTGACGGTGACCGACGACGCGCGCCCCGCCGACCTGTTCCGCCGTGTCCGCGAGCGGTTCCCGCACGCGCTGGTCGTGCAGCACCGGCCCGCGCGGCCCGACGAGGAGCGTGCGCGGCCCGTGCTGGTCACGGCCGCCGCCGACCCGGTCGAGGTCGCCGCGGACTTCGTCGCGCACGTCACCGGTGCCCGGCCCACGGCCGCGGAGCGTGCGGTGCTGCGTGCCGCGCACGAGCACGTCGCCGCCGCGGAGCGGAGCGCCTGATGCGGCTGCGCTCGCTGACCGTCCAGGCCATCGGCCCGTTCGCCGACCGGCACACCGTGGACCTCGACGCCCTCGGCGCGTCCGGGCTCTTCCTGCTCGAGGGCCCCACGGGCGCGGGCAAGTCGACGCTCATCGACGCGATCGTCTTCGCGCTGTACGGCAAGGTCGCCGGCGCCGACGCCTCGGACGAGCGGCTGCGCTCCGCGTACGCGGCCGACGACGTCGAGAGCGTCGTCGACCTGGTCTTCGAGGTGCCCGCCGGCATCTACCGCGTGCGCCGCACGCCCGCCCACCAGCGCGCCAAGCGCCGCGGTACGGGCACCACGACCGCACAGGCGAGCGTCAAGGCGTGGCGGCTGCCGCCCGACGCCGACGTGTCCGGCGGCCCCGACGCCCTCGACGGCGTCGGCGTGCTGCTCGGCACGCGCCTGGACGAGGTCGGGGCCGAGCTGCAGCGCGTGGTGGGGCTGGACCGCACGCAGTTCGTCCAGACCGTGGTGCTGCCGCAGGGGGAGTTCGCGCGGTTCCTGCGCGCGACCGGCGAGGAGCGCCGGGTGCTGCTGCAGAAGATCTTCGGCACGCAGGTGTACGAGCAGATGCAGCAGCGGCTCGCTGCCCTGCGGGCCGAGGCCGCGCGCACCGTGGAGGCCGCGCGCGGGCGCCTCGGGGAGTCGGTCGCGCACCTGCTCGGCGCGTGCGCCGGGGGACCCCAGGAGCAGGACGCGGCCCGCGCCGCGCTCGAGGAGGCGGTGCTCGCCACGCCCGCCGCACCCGCGGTCGGCCAGGTGCTCGCCACGCTCACGGCCGGGCTGGACGCCGTCGCCGACGCGCTGACCCGCGAGGCGGACACCGCGCGCGGCGCGTGCGAGGCGGCGCAGGCGGTGCACGAGCAGGCCCGCGCGACGGCCGCGCTGGTGGCCCGTCGCGACGCGCTGCGCGCGGAGCACACCCTGCTCGACGCCGCCGCCGCCCGGCACGCCGACGACGTGGAGCGCCTGGGCCGGGCACGGTCCGCCGCGGCGGTGCGTCCGCTGCTGACGGGCTGGGAGGAGGCCCGCACCACGCACGCGTCGGCCACCAAGGCGCTGGTGGCGGCGGCGGACGTCGCACCCGCCGACCTGCTGCCCGCGGACCTGCCGACCCTCGACGTGCCGCGCGACCTGCCGACCCTCGACCTGCCGACCCTCGAGCTGCCGACCCTCGCCCCGCAGCCGGGTGACCCGGCGGACGGCGACCCGGCGGCGCTCGGGCTGCCGGCGGAGCTCGGACTGCCGGGTGCGCTCGGCGAGGACGCGCTCGGCGCCTGGCGGCCCCACCTGCGGGCGGAGCACGACGCGGCGGCGGCCGCGGCCGCGTCGCTGCGCCGTACCGTCGACGTCGAGGCAGGGCTCACCGAGCGGCGCCGCGCGGTCCGTGACCTCGCGGCCGTGCTCGACGACCTGCGGGCCGAGGTCGACGCGGCCACGACGTGGCTCGCGGACCGTCCGGCGGCGCGGGCCGTGCTCGAGCAGGAGCGCGACGCGGCACGCGCGCAGGCCGGGCGGGCGGACGCGGCCGAGGCGGCGCGCACCGCCGCCCGCGCGCTCGTCGCCGACGTGCAGGCCCTCGTCACCGCGCGGGCGGACCTGGCGACGGCCGAGGCCGCCGTCGCCGCCGCGGCCCAGGACGCCCGCGCCGCGCTCGGCGCCGAGGCCACCCTGCGGGCCGCACGGGTCGCCGGACTCGCGGGTGAGCTGGCAGCGGACCTGGCGGACGGGGACCCGTGCCCGGTGTGCGGCGCCTGCGAGCACCCCGCGCCGGCGACCGTCGGCGCCGACCACGTCACGGCCGAGCAGGTGCAGGTTGCCGAGCAGGCGCGGGCGGACGCCGAGTCCCGGCTCGCGGCGGCCGGCGCACGGCGCGCAGGGCTCACGGAGCGGGTCGACGGCCTCGCCGCGCGCACCGGTCAGCACGACACCGGGTCCGCCGGGGCGGCACTGCGCAGCGCCGACGCCGAGGTGGCAGCGGTGGCCGCCGCGGCCGCGCGGGTGACCGAGCTCGACGCGCAGCTGACGGCCCACGACACGGCCACCCGACGCCGCGAGGCCCTGCGGGACGAGGTGCTGGCGCAGGTGCGTGCCGCCGAGGTGACGCTCGAGACGGAGCGCGACGCGCTGGGCCGCGCCGAGGCCGAGGTCGTCGAGGCGCGGGCGGACCACCCGACCGTCGCCGCCCGGCACGCTGCGCTCGAGGCACGCGCACGGCAGGCCGTCGACCTGCTGGACGCGCTGGACGCCGAGCGCTCGGCCGCCGCCGACGCGGGCCGCCGCCGTCGGGAGCTGGACGCCGCCCTGGCCGAGCACGGCTTCGCCACGGACGCCGCCGCGCGCGACGCGTGGTGCCGCGCGCCCGAGCTCGCGGAGCTCGAGCGGCGCGTCGTCACGCACACCGCCGACCTCGCGCGCGTGACCGCGGGGCTCGCGGAGCCCGAGGTCGCCGCGCTGCCGGACGACGTGACCGTCGACGTGGCCGGTGCCCGGGCCGCCGAGGTCGCCGCCCGTCAGGTCGCCACGGACGCCGACGGCCGGGCGCGCGTGGCGGCGTCCCGCGCCGAGGCGGCCGGTGACGGCGCCGAGCTCGTCCGCCGCGCCGCGGAGGGTCTCGACGCCGCCGTGGCCGCGGCCGCGCCGGTCACCCGGATGGCGAACCTCGCGTCCGGCACCGGCTCCGACAACGCGCACGCGCTGTCGCTGGCCACGTACGTGCTGGGCCGGCGGTTCGAGGACGTGGTGGCCGCGGCCAACGAGCGGCTCGCGGTCATGTCCGACGGGCGCTACGAGCTGGTGCGCTCCGACGAGAAGGAGGACGTGCGCGCGCGGGCGGTGGGCCTCGCGATGCGTGTCGTCGACCACCGCACCGAACGCGCGCGCGACCCGCGCACCCTGTCGGGGGGCGAGACGTTCTACGTGTCGCTGTGCCTCGCGCTCGGCATGGCCGACGTCGTCACCGCCGAGGCCGGGGGCGTCGAGCTCGGCACCCTGTTCGTCGACGAGGGCTTCGGGGCGCTCGACCCGCACGTGCTCGACCAGGTGCTCGCCGAGCTCGGTCGGCTGCGCCAGGGCGGCCGCGTCGTCGGCATCGTGTCGCACGTCGAGGCGCTCAAGCAGGCCGTGGCCGACCGGATCGAGGTGCGCCCGACCCCGGGCGGACCCAGCACCCTCACCGTCCTGGCCGGCTGACCCGCGGCGACCGCCGCGTCACCACGTCCAGCCGCGGGCGGCCAGCTCGACCTCCTCGCGGAACCGCTCCTGCGGGTCCCCGAGCGCGGCGGGCCGCACCTCCACACCCGCGAGCCGGCACGCCTCGGCCAGCAGCTGGTCGTACGCGAGCTGCGAGGCGATGATCCGCTCCGCCCGGGCGAAGGTGTGCTCGTCCACCTCGAGGCGGCGCACGTGGTCGGCCACGGCGCCCAGCCGCTCCTGCACCCGCAGCGTGAGGAAGGGGTCGTACGGGTCGGGGCGTCGCCGGCGCAGCCGTCCGGCCAGCGCCTCCAGCCGGTCGGCCAGCGCGGTGCGCCAGCGTGGGGGCTCGTCCGGCGAGGGGATCAGTGACCACACCAGGCACAGCAGCACCGTCGGGGCCACCGAGATGAGGATGAGGAGAGCCCAGGTCATCGCGCCTCCGTCGTACGTGCCACCAGCCTAGGCAGCGGATGTGACGTGTGCCACATGTGTGCCGGGCGCCCGGGGTGCGCCCGTGGCTCTGCACGCGCGACGCTCCCGCGCCCCCTACGGTGTGCCGGGGATCGGCGTCGACGGACGGGGAGCGCATGGGAGCCAAGGCCGCGGTCGCGGGGTTCGTCGCGATCGGACTCGTCGTCGGTGGCGCCTACCTGGCCGACGGCCTGGCGCGCGACGAGGCCGAGGGCCGGGTCGCGGACGTCATCACGCGCGAGCTGCAGGTCGAGGGGACGCCGGAGATCCGGATCGGCGGCTTCCCCTTCCTCACCCAGCTGCTGGGACGCTCGCTCGACGACGTGACCGCGACGGCCGGTGCCGTGACGCTCGACGGGCTGCGCGTCACCGACGTGACGGTCGACGCGACGGACGTCTCCCTCGAGACGCCGTACCGCGTGGGCGACGTGCGCATCGACGCGACCGTCCCCACCGCGTCGATCGAGCAGGCGGTGCGGGACGAGGCGGACCTCGCCGTCACGGTCGACGGGTCCACGCTGCGCGCGTCCGGCGAGGTCCTCGGCCTGACGCTGACCGCCGGGCTCGTGCCGCGCGTCGAGGGCGGCCGGCTGCTGGTCGACGTGCAGGACCTGACGCTCGGGGCGGGCACCCTGCGGCTCGACCAGCTGCCCGGCAACCTCGCGGAACGACTCGTCGGGATCGAGGTGCCGCTCGACGGGCTGCCCCCGGGCATCGTGCTGCAGGCCGCCGAGGTCGTGCCCGACGGGGTGCGGGTGAGGGCCACCGGCGTCGACGTGGTGCTGGAGGACGCGCGGTGAGCGGCCTGGCCGACCTGTGGACCCAGGTCACGACGCCCCAGCCGGCGCCCGACCGGCTCACCGTCGCCGTGGTCGCGCTCGTCGTCCTCGTCGCGCTCACCGTGCCGGGCGTGTGGCACCTGCTGCGCCACGGCCTGACGATCGTGCACGAGGCGGCCCACGCCGCGGTCGCGGTGCTGGTCGGGCGGCGCCTGTCGGGCATCCGTGTGCACTCCGACACGTCCGGCCTCACCGTCTCGCGCGGGCGCCCCCGCGGCCCCGGGATGGTGGCCACGGTCGCCGCGGGCTACCCGGGGCCCGCCGTGCTGGGACTGGCGGCCGCGTGGCTGCTGTCCCGGGGGTACGCGCTGGCGGTGCTGTGGCTGCTGCTGGTGGTGGTGGTGCTCGTGCTGCTGCAGATCCGCAACTGGTACGGGCTGTGGGCGGTGCTGGTCAGCGGGGCCGTCCTCGTCGTCGTGACCGTGTGGGCACCGGCGCAGGTGCAGACCGTGGTCGCGGCGGGCCTCACGTGGTTCCTCCTGCTCGGCGCACCGCGCGCGGTCCTGGAGATGCAGTCGCAGCGGCGGCGCGTGCGACGCGGCGGCGGTCGTGACCAGTCCGACGCGGGACTGCTCGCGGGTCTCACGCACCTGCCCGCGGCGGCCTGGGTCGGGTTGCTGCTGGTGCTCTGCGTCGCGCTCCTCGGCATCGGCGGTGCGTGGCTGCTCGCGGCCTGGCCGACGCCCTGACCTGCGCGCCCGTTGTGGGACGGTGTGACCACGTGTGCGCCGAATGCGCTCCGCGGACGCGTCGGACGGAGCGCAGGACGACTGTTCAGATCTGCGATAGTGAAGCGGTGAGCACAACAGCAGACGTCGCTTCCCGGCCGGGACGTAACGAGTCGTTGTCGCTGCGACGGGCGCTCGCACTGCTCGAGGTGTGCGCCCAGGAGACCGACCCTGCCGGCCTGACCGCAGCCGAGATCGGCCGACGCCTCGGCGTCCACAAGTCCACCGTGCTGCGGCTCGCGGCACCGCTGCTGGAGTCCGAGCTGCTGCGCCGCGACCCCACCAGCGGACGGTTCCGCCTGGGTCCCGGCGCGCTGCGGCTGGGCCACGCCTACCTGTCGAGCCTCGACGTGGAGACCGTCGCCGCCGGTGCGCTCGACGACCTGGCCCGCACCAGCGGCTGCCTGGCCGTCCTGACCGTGCCGGACGGCGTCCACGTCCGGCTGGCTGCCCACCGCTCCGGCCCCGGCAGCGCCGGACGGTTCCCCGGTCGCATCCCGGCCACCGTGCCGATGCACTGCTCCGCGACCGGCAAGGCGATCCTGTCGGTCGCCGGGGCCGCCACCGTCGAGCGTGTGGTCGCCGCCGGCCTGCCGCCCGCGACGGGCCGCACCATCACCGACCCGGGCGAGCTGCGGGCCGAGCTGGTGCGCACCCGCCGGCGCGGGTTCGCCGTCGACGACCGTGAGCTCGACGCGGACCTGCGTGCCGTCGCGGCGCCCGTCCTGGACCACACGGGGGGCGTCGTCGGGGCGTTGGCGCTGGTCGCGCCCGCCGCGCGGATGCCCGCGGCCGCCGTGCAGGAGCACGCCCGCGCCGTCGTCCTGGCCGCCCGCGCCGTGACCCGGCGGCTGGGCGGCGCCGTCATCGGACCGCGTGAGGCGTCGCCCGCACCCGCGGAGGCCCACCAGGTGCGTCGCGGCGCCTGACGTCACGGCCGCAACCCGCGGCGAGCGGGTCAGCCGCCGCCGTTCGCGGGCCGGTTGCCGCGTCGCCGGTGCGCGCGTCCGTCAGTCCACGACGACGCACCGGTCGATCGCCCGGGTCAGCGCGGTGTGCTCCGCCGCGGTCACCCACAGGCCGTACGCCGCCTTCACCACGGTCTGCCGCAGCGCGTACGCGCACCGGTAGCCGCTGCTGGGCGGCAGCCACGTCGCCGCGTCCCCGGCGCCCTTGCGCTGGTTGGCGGTCCCGTCGACCGCGAGCAGGTTGGCCGGGTCGTTGGCGAACGCGGTGCGCTTCTCCTCGGTCCACCCCTGGGCGCCCTTCTGCCAGGCGTCGGCCAGCGCGACCACGTGGTCGATCTGCACCTCGGACGACCGCTCACCGCGCTCGAACGGGATCGTCGTGCCGGTGTACGGGTCCAGCAGGGTGCCGCGCAGGACGACGCAGTCGTGCGTCCCGGGCTTCACCTCCACGTCGACGAGGTCGCGCCGCAGGATGTCGTTGCGCGTGTCGCAACCGTTGCGGTCGACGTCCTCCCAGCGCTGCCCGAAGGCCTCGCGGCTGTACCCGGTGCGCGGTGCACGACCCTTGACGGCCAGCTGCTCCAGGGCTGTGCGACCGGCGGCCAGGTCGTCGGCGGTGACCGGGTACTGCGCCGCTGCCCGGGCGTCGAGGACCACCGGAGCGCCGAGACCACCGGCCAGCCCGACCAGCAGGACGAGCACCCACGGCCAGGCGCGACGGGCGGACGAGCGGGCGG
This region includes:
- a CDS encoding STAS domain-containing protein, whose amino-acid sequence is MTELTSAALESTPDPTDHEIRVEHRGGRAVVCLVGEIDASLRESASASMGIALMSGLPLLVDASEATFIDSSGVAFVLQLHLAASEAGVDLRLHDPHRVLRDLLDMVGLGEAVPDDV
- a CDS encoding M50 family metallopeptidase is translated as MSGLADLWTQVTTPQPAPDRLTVAVVALVVLVALTVPGVWHLLRHGLTIVHEAAHAAVAVLVGRRLSGIRVHSDTSGLTVSRGRPRGPGMVATVAAGYPGPAVLGLAAAWLLSRGYALAVLWLLLVVVVLVLLQIRNWYGLWAVLVSGAVLVVVTVWAPAQVQTVVAAGLTWFLLLGAPRAVLEMQSQRRRVRRGGGRDQSDAGLLAGLTHLPAAAWVGLLLVLCVALLGIGGAWLLAAWPTP
- a CDS encoding HNH endonuclease family protein gives rise to the protein MPRRPRSVVPARSSARRAWPWVLVLLVGLAGGLGAPVVLDARAAAQYPVTADDLAAGRTALEQLAVKGRAPRTGYSREAFGQRWEDVDRNGCDTRNDILRRDLVDVEVKPGTHDCVVLRGTLLDPYTGTTIPFERGERSSEVQIDHVVALADAWQKGAQGWTEEKRTAFANDPANLLAVDGTANQRKGAGDAATWLPPSSGYRCAYALRQTVVKAAYGLWVTAAEHTALTRAIDRCVVVD
- a CDS encoding exonuclease SbcCD subunit D produces the protein MRLLHTSDWHLGRSLHGVDLLDHQAAYLDHLVDLVHAERVDAVVVAGDVYDRAIPPVEAVTLLSDTLARLAEHTTVVVTSGNHDSATRLGFGSQLMRERVRLRTRVASLAEPVEVGDVLVYGLPYLDPDVCRAELAPVDATGTRTLLARSHEAVTSAAMARVRADAATRRGSARPRVVVAAHAFVVGGRASESERDIRVGGVDHVPAAVFAGADYVALGHLHGPQVVTGPDGTVLRYSGSPLAYSFSEQHHTKSSVLVDLSGAAPVTTLVPAPVPRRLSDVTGPLDDLLGAAGEPYVGDWVRVTVTDDARPADLFRRVRERFPHALVVQHRPARPDEERARPVLVTAAADPVEVAADFVAHVTGARPTAAERAVLRAAHEHVAAAERSA
- a CDS encoding LmeA family phospholipid-binding protein — encoded protein: MGAKAAVAGFVAIGLVVGGAYLADGLARDEAEGRVADVITRELQVEGTPEIRIGGFPFLTQLLGRSLDDVTATAGAVTLDGLRVTDVTVDATDVSLETPYRVGDVRIDATVPTASIEQAVRDEADLAVTVDGSTLRASGEVLGLTLTAGLVPRVEGGRLLVDVQDLTLGAGTLRLDQLPGNLAERLVGIEVPLDGLPPGIVLQAAEVVPDGVRVRATGVDVVLEDAR
- a CDS encoding lipase family protein produces the protein MVQPARRAHPGARWALLVVSSLAVPVGAVLALRPFVSLAVLVVAVVAGLTALGVVHLVADRPTAASDAGAAARWWWLAGVAYLLAAGVVVVWPGPTIAVLARVVGVALVVDGALDALAARRGCGTGRANAALSGVTSVVLGVLALAWPDVTVLVVAVLVGIRVLVTGIRGVAAALRGTLRRRPSRQDRRARPGRGRLVVNVAALVATLALAAVGVALDGGTARPDDFYAAPADVPDAPGRLLRSEPFTSAEIPHGATAWRILYTTTRGDGTPTVASGLVVAPDTATGDAREPADVVAWAHGTTGVTPGCAPSVLPDGLAAGALFVQDDVLAQGWALVATDYAGLGTAGPHAYLVGEPAAHDVLDAVRAAHQLDDVTLSDRNVVWGHSQGGGAALWTGIVAPDYAPDVDVLGVAALAPASNPSALLAHLPDVSVGALFAAYLAEGYAATYPDVRFADVVRPGARTVVGEMAHRCLADRGVVVSALTALLLDQPVWAHADPFTGAFGDRLTQNVPSGPIAAPLLVAQGTADSIVVASSQDEYVAARCAAGYAVEHRTYDGLDHVALVEADSPLVPDLVGWTRDRLAGAPATDTCP
- a CDS encoding AAA family ATPase, with the protein product MRLRSLTVQAIGPFADRHTVDLDALGASGLFLLEGPTGAGKSTLIDAIVFALYGKVAGADASDERLRSAYAADDVESVVDLVFEVPAGIYRVRRTPAHQRAKRRGTGTTTAQASVKAWRLPPDADVSGGPDALDGVGVLLGTRLDEVGAELQRVVGLDRTQFVQTVVLPQGEFARFLRATGEERRVLLQKIFGTQVYEQMQQRLAALRAEAARTVEAARGRLGESVAHLLGACAGGPQEQDAARAALEEAVLATPAAPAVGQVLATLTAGLDAVADALTREADTARGACEAAQAVHEQARATAALVARRDALRAEHTLLDAAAARHADDVERLGRARSAAAVRPLLTGWEEARTTHASATKALVAAADVAPADLLPADLPTLDVPRDLPTLDLPTLELPTLAPQPGDPADGDPAALGLPAELGLPGALGEDALGAWRPHLRAEHDAAAAAAASLRRTVDVEAGLTERRRAVRDLAAVLDDLRAEVDAATTWLADRPAARAVLEQERDAARAQAGRADAAEAARTAARALVADVQALVTARADLATAEAAVAAAAQDARAALGAEATLRAARVAGLAGELAADLADGDPCPVCGACEHPAPATVGADHVTAEQVQVAEQARADAESRLAAAGARRAGLTERVDGLAARTGQHDTGSAGAALRSADAEVAAVAAAAARVTELDAQLTAHDTATRRREALRDEVLAQVRAAEVTLETERDALGRAEAEVVEARADHPTVAARHAALEARARQAVDLLDALDAERSAAADAGRRRRELDAALAEHGFATDAAARDAWCRAPELAELERRVVTHTADLARVTAGLAEPEVAALPDDVTVDVAGARAAEVAARQVATDADGRARVAASRAEAAGDGAELVRRAAEGLDAAVAAAAPVTRMANLASGTGSDNAHALSLATYVLGRRFEDVVAAANERLAVMSDGRYELVRSDEKEDVRARAVGLAMRVVDHRTERARDPRTLSGGETFYVSLCLALGMADVVTAEAGGVELGTLFVDEGFGALDPHVLDQVLAELGRLRQGGRVVGIVSHVEALKQAVADRIEVRPTPGGPSTLTVLAG
- a CDS encoding aminoacyl-tRNA deacylase — protein: MSDATPGPTAAPDTELRTDGERRTVQALDAAAIPYVRTRHGRVGSLAEAAAARGIEPADLVKTIVVRRGEDDFLLVLLPGDRQISWPRLRALLGVSRLSMPDAAVAKDVTGFERGTITPFGTTRTWPVVVDRRATGRRVSIGGGGHGVGIELATDDLVRALGATVADVSDDG
- a CDS encoding IclR family transcriptional regulator → MSTTADVASRPGRNESLSLRRALALLEVCAQETDPAGLTAAEIGRRLGVHKSTVLRLAAPLLESELLRRDPTSGRFRLGPGALRLGHAYLSSLDVETVAAGALDDLARTSGCLAVLTVPDGVHVRLAAHRSGPGSAGRFPGRIPATVPMHCSATGKAILSVAGAATVERVVAAGLPPATGRTITDPGELRAELVRTRRRGFAVDDRELDADLRAVAAPVLDHTGGVVGALALVAPAARMPAAAVQEHARAVVLAARAVTRRLGGAVIGPREASPAPAEAHQVRRGA